Proteins encoded within one genomic window of Companilactobacillus sp.:
- a CDS encoding MazG-like family protein yields the protein MDNDLIKAVQEWSKERGLDNNDPAKQLNKLQEEIDELKEAYKNHDFSNANSGFPDSIGDVMVVMIILCQQTGFDLKDCLELAVDTIKNRKGKTLNGVFIKDEGE from the coding sequence ATGGACAACGATTTAATTAAAGCAGTACAAGAATGGTCAAAAGAACGTGGCTTAGATAATAATGACCCAGCGAAACAATTGAATAAGCTGCAAGAAGAGATTGATGAGTTAAAGGAAGCATATAAGAATCATGATTTCTCAAATGCTAACTCAGGTTTCCCGGATTCGATTGGTGATGTGATGGTTGTCATGATTATCCTCTGTCAACAAACAGGATTCGATTTAAAAGATTGCTTGGAACTTGCAGTTGATACGATCAAGAATCGTAAAGGGAAGACTTTAAATGGTGTGTTCATTAAGGACGAGGGGGAATAA
- a CDS encoding transcriptional regulator encodes MERTSIFGTIPIRGNVPTRVQANPSPTARLKLMGVVSIELSKRKLGYLEELYADYTDIDHLIAIRRDEIDHPWREQDTNTGGGRSSHVSRPQEEIIIKRENDIRLQWLLKLQEAGDKAVEQFTDEQQRMYELKYLSNDYYDWDIVGDIMGYSHTSIYRKRYKFLELLGKQIGYC; translated from the coding sequence ATGGAAAGAACTTCTATATTTGGCACTATTCCTATACGGGGTAACGTTCCAACTAGAGTGCAAGCAAACCCAAGTCCAACGGCACGTTTAAAATTAATGGGGGTGGTAAGTATCGAACTATCAAAACGAAAACTGGGGTATTTAGAAGAACTTTATGCAGATTACACGGACATTGATCATCTTATAGCAATCCGAAGAGATGAGATTGATCACCCGTGGAGAGAACAAGACACCAATACAGGTGGCGGGCGTTCTAGTCACGTGTCCAGACCACAAGAAGAAATTATTATCAAGCGTGAGAATGATATTCGGCTCCAGTGGCTACTTAAGTTGCAGGAAGCTGGTGATAAGGCAGTTGAACAATTTACTGACGAACAGCAACGTATGTACGAGTTGAAATACCTATCGAATGATTACTATGATTGGGATATTGTCGGTGACATCATGGGATATTCACATACCTCAATTTACCGTAAACGGTACAAATTTCTTGAGTTATTGGGTAAACAAATTGGGTATTGCTAA
- a CDS encoding DUF559 domain-containing protein, with protein MKKCWNCHQEIPDDDLVTYDGLSFHEPCRDQYISKHDDITQEYLKLKTVLMFDRAVHQIGQSSNNDDYYEEAQIVKQFALKDVNKFQSSDEMMTAMELLKNRIQMKAQYKVFNYRVDFLLPDLKVCLEIDGMLHNYKQIKDSKRDVKILNALNEESPGWEFVRIPTDLLERNIQRLVPAIKAVYKAKQEERRKHNGFLPTNWSATNRAAQISVVSPEDDDSTKAYRMLISRELKKQI; from the coding sequence ATGAAAAAGTGTTGGAATTGCCATCAAGAAATTCCAGATGATGATTTAGTTACTTATGATGGATTATCATTTCATGAGCCTTGCAGAGATCAATACATTAGTAAACATGATGATATTACACAAGAATATCTAAAACTTAAAACCGTATTGATGTTTGATAGGGCTGTACATCAGATTGGACAATCATCAAATAACGATGATTATTATGAAGAAGCACAGATTGTTAAGCAATTTGCTTTAAAGGATGTAAATAAATTTCAATCATCTGATGAAATGATGACAGCTATGGAGTTATTGAAGAATAGAATTCAGATGAAAGCACAGTACAAAGTGTTTAATTACCGAGTAGACTTTTTACTTCCAGATTTAAAGGTGTGCTTAGAAATTGATGGTATGCTTCATAACTACAAGCAAATAAAAGATTCAAAAAGAGATGTAAAAATTCTAAACGCCTTAAATGAAGAAAGTCCAGGATGGGAGTTTGTAAGAATACCAACCGACTTGCTTGAACGAAATATCCAAAGACTAGTTCCTGCAATCAAGGCAGTTTATAAAGCCAAGCAAGAAGAACGAAGGAAACATAACGGTTTTCTCCCAACTAATTGGTCAGCAACAAACCGAGCTGCACAAATAAGTGTGGTAAGTCCAGAAGACGACGATTCAACAAAGGCATACAGAATGTTAATCAGTAGAGAGTTAAAGAAACAGATCTAG
- a CDS encoding putative holin-like toxin yields the protein MSVYQALMLMISFSTLTVIILKFNQKK from the coding sequence ATGAGCGTGTATCAAGCTTTAATGTTGATGATTTCATTTTCAACATTAACAGTTATCATACTAAAATTTAATCAAAAAAAATAA
- a CDS encoding HNH endonuclease, with product MLMSRCKHLGCHTLVPREKVFCDVHKSDIQLYEQRKEEQRKHIKRHTKSYNKQARSQSEERRQRESFYHSKQWKKIREYVLTRDNYLCQYCLRFGIIRPSKTVDHIVPGQVAPDLITDVDNLSTICYSCHRRKTDWEQGFYKTGYRNDNQKVQTDILLKNISDLPNFSK from the coding sequence ATGCTGATGAGTAGATGTAAACATCTTGGTTGCCATACATTAGTACCGCGTGAAAAAGTATTCTGTGATGTCCACAAAAGCGATATACAACTCTATGAGCAACGTAAGGAAGAACAACGTAAACATATCAAGAGACATACCAAGTCTTATAACAAGCAAGCACGTAGTCAATCAGAGGAACGAAGACAACGTGAATCTTTCTATCATTCGAAGCAATGGAAGAAGATACGTGAGTATGTATTAACGAGGGACAATTACTTGTGTCAGTACTGCTTAAGGTTCGGCATCATTAGACCAAGCAAGACGGTAGATCACATTGTTCCAGGTCAAGTCGCTCCAGATTTGATAACTGATGTGGATAATCTGTCAACGATTTGTTATTCATGTCATAGAAGAAAGACTGATTGGGAACAAGGATTTTATAAGACCGGTTATAGAAATGATAACCAAAAAGTTCAGACAGATATTTTATTAAAAAATATTTCTGACTTGCCTAATTTTTCAAAATAG
- a CDS encoding phage terminase small subunit P27 family, producing the protein MNTRNAGRKRNLAVVDKNKPDQAVHKNNLLKQNNKQEPFPVEPPRHLNKDARSLWKSLAPELIKMGLVTKSDQTNFEMFCTQYQEYREAYAAIKKHGTIYKDSNGNLRKNPAVNVLDTCTKNIRSLGMVLGIDFNSRSQLTDTKSEDNNIDIDEAMKAFGG; encoded by the coding sequence TTGAACACACGAAATGCGGGTAGAAAGCGTAATTTAGCAGTTGTTGACAAGAACAAACCTGATCAAGCCGTTCATAAAAATAATCTGTTAAAACAAAATAATAAACAAGAGCCTTTTCCTGTTGAACCGCCTAGGCATTTAAACAAAGATGCGAGAAGTTTGTGGAAGTCTCTTGCTCCAGAATTAATAAAAATGGGCTTAGTTACCAAATCTGATCAGACTAACTTTGAAATGTTCTGCACTCAATATCAGGAGTATAGAGAGGCTTACGCTGCCATCAAAAAGCATGGAACAATATACAAAGATTCCAATGGAAACTTAAGGAAAAATCCTGCGGTTAATGTTTTAGATACATGTACAAAGAATATTCGTTCGTTAGGAATGGTTTTAGGAATTGATTTCAATTCACGATCACAACTTACTGATACCAAAAGTGAAGATAACAATATAGATATTGATGAAGCGATGAAGGCGTTTGGTGGTTAA